DNA from Rosa rugosa chromosome 6, drRosRugo1.1, whole genome shotgun sequence:
TTATGAAGAAAACGGCATTGATTGGAGTATGAATTGCTGAGTGGTGCATGTGTATCTAAAGTATGGTAGGAATGGGTCGTTTGGCTATagtatgggtttggattttatGAGATATTTCTACATGCTACTTTTTTTGGACTTAAaacatttcttttttgttttgttttgttataaCAGACATAATTTGGTATAAGTTGCAGAGATTACATAACTATTCTTTGGGTCAAATATTGCAGGTTTGATTAATATTCATATTTGTTATATAGGACAAAAAAGAAATCGAGTATTCCATTAATATCcatatttgggggcaataacggtctactggggggcaatagaggtctgttaaggggcaataaaagttttgaattgatgtaatctcttcgttttttttctttaatgaaagttttatttgtctaattttaggaagattagttctcattccggccaTCAACagttctattagggggcaatagacgtctattggaggcaataaacctttccgatGACCTATgtgatctccgacgacctctttggagacCTCCGGCGAGATTTTCAGGAAAGTTGACAGGAATCCAgcaaagttggccggaatctggCGGCCGaaatccgacgaccggtgacggggctccggcgaagtctcctatggtttctctctcttccattttctctctctttctctctctaagtaacacatggttgagggtaaaatggtattaaaacaaaaaacaaaaacaaaaaactttatGGTGTATtatagggctgggctcgggtcaGGTCGGGCCCGAAATTTGGTAAAACCGAGACCGAGCCAGAAACactcggttcgggccggttcgggctttttcgaAAATGGAAACCGACATAAACCGATCCCAaacgggccggttcgggcttcgggcttttcgggcccaatatgcaaaatacacaaaatttggttagaggcaaggttcgaaccctTGAACTCTTGCACCAAAtccttgctcccaaccactggagcatgAGACACTCTCAGAACATTATGTTCGACGTTTATATTTATTTGTCTTGAGCAGTTggaataaaacaaaacaagacaAAAGGCTCTGCCCTCTTTTACTTTATACtatctctttcttttctggtcttcttcgacactttcttcttcttcttctgcagttctatacttctattcattaattcatatattcttcttcttcttcttttttgtttttttctttccttcctcCCTCTTTCATTTCTAGTCTTCTTCGACACTTCTTATTCATCTTCTTCTGCACTTCTattcatataaatatatatatatatatatatatatatatatatatatatatatatatattttcttcctCCTCAATCCCCATTATGTAGTTCGTCGGTGGTGCGTTGGATGGAGGGAGAGTGAAGAGGGGTTCGGTTAGGAGGAGTGAGGATTGGAGATCGAGACCGGAGCAGGAACTGGTaatggaaggagagagagatagacaaCTCATATCTGAAATTTGGggctgagagagtgagagggagATTTCATCAGATCTGAAATTTGAGGCTGAGGTCGATACAAGCAAAGTAGCAGAGAGAGGGAGGCTGAGGTTGAGTTAACACCCAATCATGGACTGACATGTGGcattcgggtcggttcgggctttcgggccctgaaaatatgaaacccgagaccgaaccgaaaatttctattctaaaaccgaaccgattcggtcttttttcctcggttcgggtcgggtccttggtctttcgggtccggacgcccacccctagtgtattagggaagacttccttagagtgttttgggtaagggggaattaaaaaaagttaatggggtaagtgggaaaaaaatatctaaaaatggggtaaatgaacaaaaaccctttatttttctagtttttcctctttttgggctgtacccaaaaaaaaaaaaaaagaagaagaaggaacaaagaGCACAATTATACCTTCTAAACATGATTCAGTTTAGtgttcttttgaaaaaaaagaaagaaaaaaaaaaccaaattgaaattgcaggaattcatttttttttttttttttttttttttttctgggttgatCATCCATCTTCCCTCTTTTATAGTCGGTAAATCGTGGTGAGCCCATTGAGCGTTGATAACTTCCCACGTTCATGTTCAGATCGTGATTTTTCTAGTTGGTTATTACTGGTGAAGGAGGCAATTCTCAGTTGAGTGGGTAGTTCGTGCATCACTCACGTCCGTCTCTCTCCCTGGAAAAAcaaattcatatatatttttttattctttttttttttttaccgtaATAACCTCGTGTTTGTTTGTCACAATCAGGTGAAATATGGGTAAATTTAGTAGTTTAAAATTTGGTGAAACTTTTAGATGCTTCGCTTTATTATTGTAGTAGAGATTTGCTGGATGTAAAAAATTTGCTTAGTATATTTAAATTGATCAAGTGGTGTCTCGAACCTGCCGCCCTGGGCCACCTAAACTCTTTTAGTCCACTACACCAACAGTCCTGGATCCTTTAGGAAATTTATTTCGCCCGAACCCCCACTTGAGGAACCCGAACCTCTCTCACTCTGTCAACAGTGAAAGAAGGCAATCCAATGGCAGATGGTAATCACAGTGAGCTCCCTACAGTTCTGGTACTTCGCCGATGCCCAACCATTGCTCTCTTGGAACCCATAGTCTCTCAAAAATTCAACTTACTGAAAGCCTGGGACTCTCCTCTCCCTCAAGACCAGTTCTTGACCACCCACGCCAGCTCCGCCGCCGATGGGCCACCCATCACCGCCCAAATCCTCCACTTGCTCCCCTCCCTCAAAGTCATAGCCACCACCAGCGCCATCCTTGACCACGTTGACTTGGCCGAGTGTCGACGCCGCGGCGTTGCTGTCGCCGACGCCGGTAAAGCCTTTGCTGAGGACGCTGCTGACTCGGCTGTGGGGCTGTTCATTGATGTCATGAGAAAGATTTCGGCTTCGAATCGGTATGTTAGGGATGGGCTCTGGGCTACCAGAGGAGACTATCCTCTTGGTTCTAAGGTTAGCAGCAATTCTAGCTACTCATATATATAGTCACATTTCTAAATTAAATATTTACTTATTTGGGTTAAGCATGAAACTTAGGTTGAATGACGTAATGAGATATTTATAGGCTTTATGATGATTGAAAATTTCAGATTGGAGGAAAGAAGGTCGGTATTGTTGGATTGGGCAACATTGGGTTAGAAGTTGCAAAACGATTAGAGGCATTTGGCTGCACTGTCTTGTACAATTCGAGGAGTGAAAAGCCATCTTTGCCATACCAATTTTATTCCAATGTGTGTGAGCTTGCAGCAGACAGTGATGCTCTCATAATCTGCTGTGCATTGACAGGGGAAAcccaccacatgatcaacaaggAAGTATTGTCTGCGTTGGGAAGAGAGGGCGTGATTGTTAATGTAGGGCGCAGAGTTATTATCGATGAGAAGGAAATGGTGCAGTGTTTGGTGCGACGAGAGATAAGGGGTGCTGGCTTGGATGTGTTTGAGAATGAGCCTGATGTTCCTAAAGAGCTCTTTGCATTGGATAATGTTGTACTGTCACTGCATCAAGCTGTCGCTACCCATGAAGCTATCGTGGCTTTGGGTGAATTAGTAACAGGGAATTTGGAATCATTCTTCTCGAACAAACCGTTGCTTTCTTCGGCTGTGATTAATTCAATGGAGTTCTGTTTGCAGGTACGTATCTTCATACTTTTCTAAGCATATTGCATGCCATTTTGGTTTGCTTGCTATTTGAGTAGCTGCAAATTGGAGGTTCTGCTACAtttgttgtaatttttcttctaGAAAGTTTGCAGCACTTTCTTTTGAATGAATGCAGGGTACAAAATTGATACAATTAATAAGGCAATGAGGGAAGACAGTGCTGAAGAACTGCAGTTTTATTATTACTGGTATTATCTTTTGGTTGTGGTCAGTGTGAATAATTTGCCAATGATGATAATTGTTGAACTTTTGCTCTAGTTTTCAAGAGGCTTCCACCCCTTGCGGAATCAGTATGTCTTAGTCTCTCATCCGAAAACATATGCAGCTTTGTATATATTGATGTATCAGTCAGCTTGAATGTTGCGGATGATCTAATCGATGCTTGTTTTCTATGCCATTGTGTAGCTTCCCTCTATATTTATTGTCATTCTTTGAAACCAGACGGAGAATGGAGGAATGAATTGGTGTAAAAGGTTTACTCTGAACGGTTATCCTTTTACATAGAATATTGAAAGATTATATTAAACAGAAATTTGTGATACATAGCcgtctgttttttattttatttttaattttctcatttatttatgtAATGAGAAGGGGCATAGATGGAAATTTGATGgaaaaatgagacaaaaaatGTTTTAAGAGTTTTGCATTAAGTAATCATATAAAAtttgtcccttttttttttttaagagaagtTGATAACATGAGATTAACAGCCAAAACGGTCAGAGACTAACAAACACTTAAAACAGAGCAATTGGCAAGGAAACAACTAACTCTCTATCCAACCAATATAGCTCATTACAAACTAAGGACGCTCGCATAAATGCAAGACTAGTACAAATAAAAATACCATCGCCTCCCAAGGAAAAATCGCTGCCTACACTTAATTGTGGCACATATGAAGAATAAAAACATCTTAGAAAGCTCTTAGAAGCTATCCCTATGGACACTAGACTTGAAACCAATCACATACTCACATTCAAGATAGCTACCAACTCTCATAGAAGTCATGATTTGTATAGATTAGCACTTGAAGACCACCTAAAGGCCTAACCTACCCAAGTAGGTTAAACTCTCGGGCTAGGCCAACCCAAAGTACTAAGTAATATGTGAGGGTGGCAAGGCACATTCCTTGAAAGCCCCTAAGAGAGGCCAAAACAACCCAAACTTGAGtccaggcccaagcccaagaccAAGTGTTAGCAAAGCTAGCAGGAGCACAGCCAGCTCACACCATCTACCAAAGTGGCACTGCTGCCATCTCTGGCGACCAACCATTCCGGCAAATCATCATCCAACCAGTCACAACTGGATCTGCCCACCAGACCGAGCAAAAATCCACCAAGGCTGGAAACCAAGAACAGCCCAATTCGGCTCAAATAGCCTCCCTGACAACCTTGCAGTCTGACCCGGATCTATTGACAAGACCATCACCGATGTCGGGCTTCTACTAGTGACACCCGAGACCCCACACCTCACGCGCTCCAATCAAATCGCGCCCTATAAACCAAAACGCCGCCGCCACCAAGGTTGGAATAGACCAACCTTGCCGAACCACCACAAGCCGAGATCCCGCACCGTTTCACCAAGCCCAGGCTAGTGCTAGACACAATCAGACATGACTGCCTTTATGCACGAATCCCTAGGCTTAGGATCTCATCCTTTCAGACTCAATACTAGCTAACCCAGCCGCGCGATATTGAgggaaagaatttttttttttttttttttttgcattttataTAGTAAACAGCAAGAACAACTTGCATACTAAGGATAACTTGATACAAATGTGAACCTGAATCTAGAAAAGTCAGCTGATAAGTAGGGAGAAAACTTGCAATGTCATAAACTAACTCTCAACCTACTAACTTGAATCCTACCAAAAGAATTTACATGCATAAACTTCATCTAAACCTACTTTGCTTGAATCCTTCATTGTATAAGGGAGGAGATTTACTATTGCTAATAGGCTTTCCAATTGTACCAAGTCTTATCAGTCTGAAGTTGTACATGTAATATATCCTTGATGAACTGCTTCATGAACTGTTATATCTCTATCTAGTTATACAGTTACCTTTCCATATTAACAATCATTCTAGACATATCACCTAGCTATGTTCCTGATTAGATTCTTTTTGAGATCGAGTTGGACCTTGTCCATATTTATATATGTGATTGTTCTCGAGAGTCTCTCCCTAGAGTTTTTTCATACTAGGAGTAGGTTGCAGACTTGCAGGTAAGCGAAAATTACTTGTTAtttaataatatttttattgccccccaataatgtttttattagggggcaataatgtttctattggggggcaataataatattattggggagcaataatattCTCTcatgacctatgagatctctgaTGAGCTTTTTGAGGacttccggcgaccggtgacgggactCTGGCTGCCGGAATCCTGTGGCGatgaccggagtccggcaagcaTTGACCAGACTCTGATCGAGTCTCCGTTGacttctctctaagtgacaatgGGAGGGATGGCAAAATTGTCTCAATAATatacaaaaaataattaaaaaaatacttaattgggtattagggcaaacaATCTataatttgttgggtaagtggAAAATCTTATAAGATgcttgggtaagtggggttaatgtAGCTCActtttgggtaaatggacattttcccaaattttaaatttctttgtaaaaaaaaacaaagaaaaatcatACCACACAACAATACAAACAAACTACATCACAACATGGCCACTTATTTAAAGCAATAAATCTCAAACTCCTCATGGGTGATTCTGATCAGCTTGTAGCTTCATGGTTCACAGATGATTAACTATATCTTCTTGGAGGTGTTTATTCATCACTGGACATCTAACCTCCTTATAACGACGCAAGAATTGATTTAGCCGTTGCAGGTTGCGATGAACATCGCTGTCAATTTCCTGTCTAGCGTATATCTGTGCTTTCCTTAGCTGGGTCGGGATATCGTTAGGGTCAAATGGCTCTGCTGCATCTTCATCCTGTTCATCTTCGACAATCATATTGTGCAAGAAAATGTACGTCATCATGATGTATTGAAGGTTCTCTTTACTCTACCCATGAGTTGGCCCTCTGATGATTGCCCAACGAGCTTGGAGAATGTCAAATGCTCTCTCCACATCTTTTCTGTATGCCTCCTTCATCTTTGTGAAATGTTGTGTCTCTGCCGTCCTCGGATTTCTAATTTCCTGTATAAATGCCGCCCATTTAGGGTAGATACCATCAACTAGGTAATAACATTGGTCATATGGCCTATCACCTACATGGTAACGAACTTGAGGAGCTTGACCAAGGAATACATCATTGAACAACGGTGAACATCCAAGGACATTAATATCATTCAGGGAACCTGGAAGTCCGATGAAGGCAGGCCAAATCCAAGTAACGTAAGAGGACACCGCCTCCAAGATGATTGTCGGTTTTCCTTTGTAGCCAGTATACTGCCCTGACCATCCGACGGGACAGTTTTTCCACTGCCAGTGCATACAATCAAGTCTCCTAACCATCTCCGGGAATCCTCTTTCTTCAGCTTTGTCAAGCAATCGTCGCAAATCTACCTTCGTTGGTCGGGGAAGGTATGTCTCGTGGTACACATTCTAGATAGCTCTTGTGAAGTGCTCCAAAATCTCAATGGCAGTTGATTCTGCTATGTCTAGGAACTCATCAAAGACGTCAGCTGTAATGCCATATGCAAGTATCCTCATAGCACATGTCAGCTTTTGACTCTCCCGGTAGCATCTCTTGTTTGGATAAAATATGGATCGTAGTTGGCCACATCACGCATCATCCTGTCAAAGACCCAAGATTGCATTATATATCGCCTACGAAATATGTTTGGTTCATACCTGCACAGATCGGTGAAGTATTGACCTTTGGGTCGTCGATCCATAAGCTCTTGATCTCTGCAGACATACTTACGACCTTCTGAAGAACCGCCCAATGTGATTCCTCATCTTCCTGGGCTTGGATATGCACGGCAGTGGCAAACATCATCATGGATCTTCGATGGTTTCTCGTGACcgcatcttcttgatctttcaACAACCATTTCATTAATCGATTCATTGCAAATGAACTgaaaaaatcaaaatgaaataATATGGAGATTTCTAGAATTTGGATGTGAGAGGTCTTTGTGAATTTGTGAGAGATGAAGGTGACAATGACTCCATATTTATGGACGATTTGAAAGGAGATCATCAAATAAGAAAAGACACGTAGCAGATAATATATAAACCGTAATTTAGATAACCATTTACAGCTTGACACGTGGCAACAAAATCACACCCAAATTCGGGATAAGAAAttatatggattaaatacttgttactcctcaaacttttgcctaaaaaacagtttagtccctcgccttttaaattaaactggatagtccttattctctctaattctcacacaacatgtccaAAACGggcctaaaatgactattatacccacACTTcctttcccccccccccccttctctctctatttttaatttttcacttttttatttatttactctctctctctctctgagagtTGGTGTAGGCATACTCCGCCATTAGGGAGACCATCGTCCCCGCCCCGATTTCCCTGTCGTCCAATCTACTACCT
Protein-coding regions in this window:
- the LOC133713505 gene encoding glyoxylate/hydroxypyruvate reductase HPR3-like, with translation MADGNHSELPTVLVLRRCPTIALLEPIVSQKFNLLKAWDSPLPQDQFLTTHASSAADGPPITAQILHLLPSLKVIATTSAILDHVDLAECRRRGVAVADAGKAFAEDAADSAVGLFIDVMRKISASNRYVRDGLWATRGDYPLGSKIGGKKVGIVGLGNIGLEVAKRLEAFGCTVLYNSRSEKPSLPYQFYSNVCELAADSDALIICCALTGETHHMINKEVLSALGREGVIVNVGRRVIIDEKEMVQCLVRREIRGAGLDVFENEPDVPKELFALDNVVLSLHQAVATHEAIVALGELVTGNLESFFSNKPLLSSAVINSMEFCLQGTKLIQLIRQ